The Nitriliruptor alkaliphilus DSM 45188 genome includes a region encoding these proteins:
- a CDS encoding carboxyl transferase domain-containing protein — protein sequence MNATTRTDTRGVRLLAERLTPLPSAPVSTTDDPLAFPGFGDKLARARDRSDADESVVVGLARLGGEQVVAAIGAFDFLGGSMGAAHGERVAHAMATALELRLPFVAVTGSGGARMQEGMVSLIQMSRLAEGVRRLREAGLPVLARFTSPTTGGVHASYGALADVIVADAGATVGFAGPRVVEAFTGHPVGDDSHTAEAALTSGLVDEVAEARDADERLAAWVRLLHPARRNGPLPDADHVDEPVLDIEAWDAVRRARRTDRPSTRDLLDEVFDEHLELRGDRAGEDDTAVVTAVARLGDRTVVVAGFDRRGCSDRPGRRPGQATAAGYRKLRRAAELAQRWGLSLVTLIDTPGADPSPASDRAGLAVAIAETFVATLSVTAPTVAVVTGEGGSGGALSLGCTDRLLMQDDSVFEVIAPEGAAAILHRDPTRAEEVAALLRPTAHQLRELGIADRIVPGPTTFDPATAATALRAELTATLADLDAEGDHLTQRRARYGPA from the coding sequence ATGAACGCCACGACCCGTACCGACACCCGTGGCGTCCGGCTCCTCGCCGAGCGCCTCACCCCGTTGCCGTCGGCGCCCGTCTCGACCACCGACGATCCCCTGGCCTTCCCCGGGTTCGGCGACAAGCTCGCTCGCGCACGCGACCGGTCGGACGCCGACGAATCGGTCGTGGTCGGCCTCGCGCGACTCGGTGGTGAGCAGGTCGTGGCCGCCATCGGCGCGTTCGACTTCCTCGGCGGCTCGATGGGCGCCGCCCACGGCGAGCGGGTGGCTCACGCCATGGCCACCGCGCTCGAGCTGCGTCTGCCGTTCGTGGCGGTCACCGGCTCCGGTGGCGCCCGGATGCAGGAGGGCATGGTCTCGCTCATCCAGATGTCGCGGCTGGCCGAGGGGGTCCGTCGCCTCCGCGAGGCCGGCCTGCCGGTCCTCGCCCGCTTCACCTCACCGACGACCGGCGGCGTCCACGCCTCGTACGGCGCGCTGGCCGACGTGATCGTCGCCGACGCGGGCGCCACCGTCGGCTTCGCCGGCCCACGGGTGGTCGAAGCGTTCACCGGCCACCCCGTCGGCGACGACAGCCACACCGCCGAAGCCGCCCTGACCAGCGGGCTCGTCGACGAGGTCGCCGAGGCACGGGACGCCGACGAGCGTCTGGCCGCCTGGGTCCGCCTGCTGCACCCGGCCCGGCGGAACGGACCGCTGCCGGACGCCGACCACGTCGACGAGCCGGTGCTCGACATCGAGGCGTGGGACGCGGTCCGCCGCGCCCGACGTACCGACCGTCCCTCGACCCGCGACCTGCTCGACGAGGTGTTCGACGAGCACCTCGAGCTGCGCGGCGACCGCGCCGGTGAGGACGACACCGCCGTGGTGACGGCCGTCGCGCGGCTCGGGGACCGCACCGTCGTCGTGGCCGGGTTCGACCGCCGCGGCTGCTCGGACCGCCCCGGCCGGCGGCCCGGCCAGGCCACGGCCGCGGGGTACCGCAAACTGCGCCGCGCAGCCGAGCTCGCACAGCGGTGGGGCCTGTCGCTGGTGACCCTGATCGACACCCCGGGGGCCGACCCCTCGCCCGCCTCGGATCGTGCCGGGCTGGCGGTCGCGATCGCGGAGACCTTCGTCGCGACGCTGTCGGTCACCGCGCCGACCGTCGCGGTCGTGACCGGCGAGGGCGGCTCGGGTGGTGCGCTGTCGCTCGGCTGCACCGACCGCCTGCTGATGCAGGACGACAGCGTGTTCGAGGTCATCGCCCCGGAGGGCGCCGCTGCCATCCTCCACCGCGATCCCACCCGTGCCGAGGAGGTGGCTGCCCTGCTGCGGCCGACCGCCCACCAGCTGCGCGAGCTCGGCATCGCCGACCGGATCGTCCCGGGACCGACCACCTTCGACCCCGCGACCGCCGCGACCGCCCTGCGCGCCGAGCTGACCGCCACCCTCGCCGACCTCGACGCCGAGGGCGACCACCTCACGCAGCGCCGAGCCCGGTACGGCCCCGCCTGA
- a CDS encoding CaiB/BaiF CoA transferase family protein has product MNDELPTADGPGPLAGIKVVDLSRALSGPYASLMLADAGAEVIKVERPGAGDDTRGWGPPFVGGDGGTAPESAYFLSVNRSKRSVVLDLKDEGDVASLRALIADADVLVENFRPGVMDRLGLGAAALEELNDRLVVLSITGFGEGGPDGHRSGFDQIIQGEAGLMGVTGPVGGTPHKMGIPITDILSGMFGAHGVVAALYERERSGKGQRVSTSLLAAAVAVHTFQGTRWTLAGEIPEPGGNRHPTIQPYGAYTCSDGYVNVAVGSEGLWRRFAPTVGLDPDDPRFATNRDRVANVDVLTAEIDAHLEGEPVEAWMARFDEAGVPAGRIRTMDQVYAWEQLAHLGLVDHVTHPTVGEMDLPGAPLRWSRSGRRPPEPPPTLGQHDDEVL; this is encoded by the coding sequence ATGAACGACGAGCTGCCGACCGCCGACGGACCGGGCCCGCTCGCGGGCATCAAGGTCGTGGATCTGTCGCGTGCCCTGTCGGGGCCGTACGCCTCGCTGATGCTGGCCGACGCCGGGGCCGAGGTGATCAAGGTCGAACGTCCGGGCGCTGGGGACGACACACGTGGGTGGGGGCCGCCGTTCGTCGGTGGGGACGGCGGGACCGCGCCGGAGTCGGCCTACTTCCTGTCGGTGAACCGCTCGAAGCGGTCGGTGGTGCTCGACCTGAAGGACGAGGGCGACGTGGCCTCCCTACGAGCGCTGATCGCCGACGCCGACGTGCTCGTGGAGAACTTCCGGCCCGGCGTGATGGACCGGCTCGGGCTCGGTGCTGCCGCGCTCGAGGAACTCAACGACCGTCTCGTGGTGCTGTCGATCACCGGCTTCGGCGAGGGCGGACCCGACGGGCACCGCTCGGGGTTCGACCAGATCATCCAGGGTGAAGCGGGCCTGATGGGGGTCACCGGACCGGTGGGCGGCACGCCGCACAAGATGGGCATCCCGATCACCGACATCCTCTCGGGCATGTTCGGAGCGCACGGGGTCGTCGCCGCCCTGTACGAGCGCGAACGCAGCGGCAAGGGGCAGCGCGTGAGCACCTCGCTGCTCGCGGCGGCCGTCGCCGTCCACACCTTCCAGGGCACGCGGTGGACCCTGGCGGGCGAGATCCCCGAACCGGGCGGCAACCGGCACCCGACCATCCAGCCCTACGGCGCCTACACCTGCTCGGACGGATACGTGAACGTCGCGGTGGGCTCCGAGGGCCTGTGGCGCCGGTTCGCGCCGACCGTGGGGCTCGACCCCGACGATCCGCGGTTCGCGACCAACCGTGACCGGGTCGCCAACGTCGACGTGCTCACCGCCGAGATCGATGCCCACCTCGAGGGCGAGCCGGTCGAGGCGTGGATGGCGCGGTTCGACGAGGCCGGCGTGCCTGCCGGCCGCATCCGGACCATGGACCAGGTGTACGCCTGGGAGCAGCTCGCCCACCTCGGCCTGGTCGACCACGTCACCCACCCGACCGTCGGGGAGATGGACCTGCCCGGCGCTCCCCTACGGTGGTCGCGCTCCGGGCGACGCCCGCCCGAACCTCCACCCACGCTCGGCCAGCACGACGACGAGGTGCTCTAG
- a CDS encoding vWA domain-containing protein, whose protein sequence is MSADARDGADVVVALADGLRAAGVAVGTGQVVTCGQAMATIDVDDLADRYWAGRLTLVTDHRDLATYDQVFAAVADGGAPGPGEPPARSPQPPPDVARDAASDRSAGASTARDDALAAGGVASSRERLRHRRFDRATDEELAAISDTLRRLRVAVPHRTSRRTTPGRRGELDLARTLDRALASDGELIDRAWQQRRTRPRRLVLLLDVSGSMAGYARAMLRFAVAARRVGDRGAGQQVEVFAFATRLTRLTASLSSRDPDAAIAAAAAEVVDWDGGTRIGGSLDRLLRVWGRRGVLRGAVVVVCSDGLERGDPALLAASMARLHRSVHRVVWVNPLAGDPRYEPAQRGMRAALPHVDVFLPGHDLASLEDLADTLAGLR, encoded by the coding sequence GTGAGCGCGGACGCACGGGACGGCGCCGACGTGGTCGTGGCGCTGGCCGACGGGCTGCGCGCCGCCGGGGTCGCGGTCGGCACGGGGCAGGTCGTCACGTGCGGTCAGGCGATGGCCACCATCGACGTCGACGACCTCGCCGACCGGTACTGGGCGGGCCGGCTGACCCTCGTGACCGACCACCGTGACCTGGCCACCTACGACCAGGTCTTCGCGGCGGTCGCCGACGGCGGGGCACCGGGCCCCGGTGAGCCCCCCGCGAGATCTCCACAGCCGCCGCCAGACGTCGCGCGGGACGCCGCCTCCGACCGGTCCGCTGGCGCCTCGACCGCTCGGGACGACGCGCTCGCCGCAGGCGGGGTGGCGTCCTCACGTGAGCGGCTGCGGCACCGCCGCTTCGACCGCGCCACCGACGAGGAGCTCGCCGCCATCAGCGACACGCTGCGGCGTCTGCGCGTGGCGGTCCCGCACCGCACCTCCCGACGGACCACGCCGGGACGCCGCGGCGAGCTCGACCTCGCCCGGACCCTGGACCGGGCCCTGGCCAGCGACGGTGAGCTGATCGACCGGGCCTGGCAGCAGCGTCGCACCCGCCCCCGGCGGCTCGTGCTCCTCCTCGACGTCTCGGGGTCGATGGCGGGCTACGCCCGGGCGATGCTGCGGTTCGCCGTCGCCGCCCGTCGCGTCGGCGACCGCGGAGCGGGCCAGCAGGTCGAGGTGTTCGCGTTCGCCACGCGTCTGACCCGGCTGACCGCGTCCCTGTCCTCCCGCGATCCCGACGCGGCGATCGCGGCCGCCGCCGCCGAGGTCGTCGACTGGGACGGTGGCACGCGGATCGGCGGCAGCCTCGACCGGTTGCTGCGGGTCTGGGGTCGCCGGGGCGTGCTGCGTGGCGCGGTCGTGGTGGTCTGCTCCGACGGGCTCGAACGGGGCGACCCGGCGTTGCTGGCCGCCTCGATGGCGCGGCTGCACCGCTCGGTCCACCGGGTCGTGTGGGTCAACCCGTTGGCGGGGGACCCGCGGTACGAGCCGGCCCAGCGCGGCATGCGGGCCGCCCTGCCCCACGTCGACGTGTTCCTGCCTGGCCACGACCTCGCCAGCCTCGAGGACCTCGCCGACACCCTCGCCGGTCTGCGCTGA
- a CDS encoding type II toxin-antitoxin system Phd/YefM family antitoxin → MVEVGVHEAKTTLSKLLRQVAAGEEVIISRGGRPVARLVAIDHPGQRILGEDAGRYVVGEDFDRDLPDEVLDLFDA, encoded by the coding sequence ATGGTCGAGGTCGGTGTCCACGAGGCGAAGACGACCCTCTCGAAGCTGCTGCGGCAGGTGGCAGCCGGCGAGGAGGTCATCATCAGTCGTGGCGGCCGCCCGGTGGCCCGGCTGGTCGCCATCGACCACCCCGGGCAACGGATCCTCGGCGAGGATGCCGGCCGGTACGTGGTGGGTGAGGACTTCGATCGCGACCTGCCCGACGAGGTCCTGGACCTGTTCGACGCGTGA
- a CDS encoding FadR/GntR family transcriptional regulator has protein sequence MATPTHPGPPALQQLERPPLYEAIAERVLSHVIQSDLRPGDKLPGERELARRLGVSRTTVRQAIVALQVQGVLEARHGGGTFLTRLDGDSPAVARVVARRSRLPAVLEARRALEIPLASLAAERRTDTDLVAIEAGLQQMRDEVAAGEIGMAGDGRFHAAVTAAAHNPVLAELMAVLADSVAETRGESLSQAGRPPRSLADHERIAEAIAAQDPAGAADAMRAHLDHVSALRLFSWDPSSQEPR, from the coding sequence GTGGCGACGCCGACCCACCCCGGTCCCCCCGCCCTGCAGCAGCTCGAGCGCCCGCCGCTGTACGAGGCCATCGCCGAACGCGTGCTGTCCCACGTGATCCAGTCGGACCTGCGGCCGGGCGACAAGCTGCCGGGCGAACGCGAACTCGCACGGCGCCTCGGGGTGTCGCGGACCACCGTCCGCCAGGCGATCGTCGCGCTGCAGGTCCAGGGTGTGCTCGAGGCCCGCCACGGCGGTGGGACCTTCCTGACGCGCCTCGACGGGGACTCGCCCGCCGTGGCGCGCGTCGTGGCACGGCGCAGCCGCCTGCCCGCCGTCCTCGAGGCCCGCCGTGCCCTCGAGATCCCGCTCGCCTCCCTGGCTGCCGAGCGCCGCACCGACACCGACCTCGTCGCCATCGAGGCAGGGTTGCAGCAGATGCGCGACGAGGTCGCCGCGGGCGAGATCGGCATGGCCGGTGACGGCCGGTTCCACGCCGCCGTCACCGCCGCCGCCCACAACCCGGTGCTCGCCGAGCTGATGGCGGTGCTCGCCGACAGCGTGGCCGAGACCCGGGGTGAGTCGTTGTCCCAGGCAGGGCGACCACCACGCTCCCTGGCCGACCACGAACGCATCGCCGAAGCCATCGCCGCGCAGGACCCGGCGGGCGCCGCCGACGCGATGCGAGCCCACCTCGACCACGTCTCCGCCCTCCGGCTGTTCAGCTGGGACCCGAGTTCGCAGGAGCCGCGATGA
- the deoD gene encoding purine-nucleoside phosphorylase, whose product MPTPHLSAAAGDFAEAVLLPGDPLRAQHIAEHHFDGARQVNAVRNAFGFTGTYQGMPVSVLGTGMGIPSASLYAHELVAEYGVQRLVRVGSCGAVQPDLGLRDVILAAGACTDSTVNRARYGGLDFAAIADFELLRAAADAAEARGIPVRTGNVHSADLFYDPRAATGYFDRMTAMGVLGVEMEAAGIYGVAAEHGVRAMAVLTVSDNILTGEKTTSDERQTGFDAMVQVALDGLVRDAGR is encoded by the coding sequence ATCCCCACGCCCCACCTGAGCGCGGCCGCCGGCGACTTCGCCGAAGCGGTCCTGTTGCCCGGCGACCCGCTCCGCGCGCAGCACATCGCCGAGCACCACTTCGACGGTGCCCGGCAGGTCAACGCGGTGCGCAACGCCTTCGGCTTCACCGGCACCTACCAGGGCATGCCGGTGTCGGTCCTCGGCACCGGGATGGGCATCCCGTCGGCCTCCCTGTACGCCCACGAGCTGGTGGCCGAGTACGGCGTGCAGCGCCTGGTACGGGTCGGCTCGTGCGGCGCCGTCCAACCCGACCTCGGGCTGCGTGACGTGATCCTCGCAGCCGGCGCGTGCACCGACTCGACCGTCAACCGTGCGCGGTACGGCGGTCTCGACTTCGCGGCGATCGCCGACTTCGAGCTGCTCCGCGCGGCCGCCGATGCGGCCGAGGCGCGAGGCATCCCGGTCCGCACCGGCAACGTGCACAGCGCCGACCTCTTCTACGACCCGCGGGCGGCTACGGGGTACTTCGATCGGATGACCGCCATGGGGGTGCTCGGCGTGGAGATGGAGGCGGCCGGCATCTACGGGGTCGCCGCCGAGCACGGGGTGCGGGCGATGGCGGTGCTGACCGTCAGCGACAACATCCTGACCGGTGAGAAGACCACCTCCGACGAGCGGCAGACCGGCTTCGACGCGATGGTGCAGGTGGCGCTGGACGGGCTCGTCCGCGACGCTGGCCGCTGA
- a CDS encoding AAA family ATPase codes for MTDVGPDVQTPAALTAALREHAYLADRGLATALHLALRLGRPLLLEGDAGVGKTEAAKALAAVRGAELIRLQCHEGIDRAQALYAWDHPRQLLHLRALEASGERPADHESELYDERFLLARPLLQALRLGDRAVLLVDEIDRADDEFEAFLLELLSDAQVSIPELGTIRAPSPPVVIVTSNRTRELSDAVKRRCLYHWIDHPDLERETAIVRLRAPQVPAALAARVAGLVGRLRTLDLHKPPGVAETIDWARALHGEAEGGDAVARDRVADTLGVVVKDRDDLDVVREALDEVLGA; via the coding sequence ATGACGGACGTTGGCCCGGACGTGCAGACACCGGCGGCGCTGACCGCGGCGCTGCGGGAGCACGCCTACCTCGCCGACCGGGGCCTGGCCACCGCGCTCCACCTGGCGCTGCGGCTCGGTCGTCCGCTGCTGCTCGAGGGCGACGCGGGGGTGGGCAAGACCGAGGCGGCCAAGGCGCTGGCGGCCGTCCGCGGCGCCGAGCTGATCCGGCTCCAGTGCCACGAGGGGATCGATCGCGCCCAGGCGCTGTACGCCTGGGACCACCCGCGCCAGCTGCTGCACCTACGTGCGCTCGAGGCGTCGGGGGAGCGGCCGGCCGACCACGAGTCCGAGCTGTACGACGAACGGTTCCTGCTGGCCCGGCCCCTCCTCCAGGCGCTGCGCCTCGGCGATCGTGCGGTGCTGCTCGTGGATGAGATCGACCGCGCCGATGACGAGTTCGAGGCGTTCCTGCTCGAGCTGCTCAGCGACGCCCAGGTGTCGATCCCCGAGCTCGGCACCATCCGCGCCCCCTCACCCCCGGTCGTGATCGTGACCTCGAACCGCACGCGTGAGCTGTCGGACGCGGTCAAGCGGCGCTGCCTCTACCACTGGATCGACCACCCGGACCTCGAGCGCGAGACCGCCATCGTGCGGCTGCGGGCTCCGCAGGTCCCGGCCGCCCTGGCGGCTCGGGTCGCCGGGCTCGTCGGCCGGCTCCGGACGCTCGACCTGCACAAGCCACCGGGCGTGGCCGAGACCATCGACTGGGCCCGCGCGCTGCACGGTGAGGCGGAGGGTGGGGACGCCGTCGCCCGGGACCGGGTGGCCGACACGCTCGGTGTCGTGGTCAAGGATCGTGACGACCTCGACGTGGTCCGCGAGGCCCTCGACGAGGTGCTCGGCGCGTGA
- a CDS encoding type II toxin-antitoxin system VapC family toxin, whose amino-acid sequence MRVLLDTHVWLWMLTEPERLGEAAELVGAADTDLLLSAASTWEIVIKHGLGRLDLPTPPASYVPDRIRSTQVTPLPIEHSHTIEVAALPQLHRDPFDRLLVAQARILGVPLLSADPRIAAYDVDVLRID is encoded by the coding sequence GTGAGGGTCCTGCTCGACACGCACGTGTGGCTGTGGATGCTGACCGAGCCCGAGCGGCTCGGGGAGGCGGCGGAGCTCGTCGGCGCCGCCGACACCGACCTGCTGCTGTCGGCGGCGAGCACCTGGGAGATCGTGATCAAGCACGGCCTCGGTCGGCTCGACCTGCCGACCCCGCCCGCGTCCTACGTCCCGGATCGGATCCGGTCGACGCAGGTCACGCCCCTGCCCATCGAGCACAGCCACACCATCGAGGTGGCCGCGCTGCCGCAGCTGCACCGCGATCCCTTCGACCGGCTGCTCGTGGCGCAGGCCCGCATCCTCGGCGTGCCCCTGCTGAGCGCCGATCCGCGGATCGCGGCCTACGACGTCGACGTGTTGCGCATCGACTGA
- a CDS encoding NAD-dependent epimerase/dehydratase family protein: MAASDEVTGDRDPRIDQLAGRRVLVTGGSGFIGSHLTAALVDVGAETHVLSSAVSSVYPHRLTALRSAITLHEGNLTDRTALRAVVRDARPEVVYHLGAYTHVGKSWSRIDECIQTNVQGTVNLLEALDGTGYTRFVNTGTSEIYGAIDIPFHEDDRPAPVSPYAVSKHAAEEFCRLGSTARGWPIVRVRPFNAYGPGQSPDRIIPEVIVRALRGDRLQLTQGRQTREFNHVDDLVEGFLLLGVVEGLEGQLCNLGCGQEVSIQQLVRTILAVMGDPVEAEFGALPDRPIEIWRMYCDATRAQDLLGWRPRLTLEEGLARTIDWYRSELELPTSPFVPGFARGT, encoded by the coding sequence GTGGCTGCGTCCGACGAGGTGACCGGCGACCGCGACCCCCGGATCGATCAGCTCGCCGGCCGCCGGGTCCTGGTGACCGGCGGGTCGGGCTTCATCGGCTCGCACCTGACCGCCGCCCTCGTCGACGTCGGTGCCGAGACGCACGTGCTCAGCTCGGCCGTCTCCAGCGTCTACCCGCACCGGCTGACCGCCCTGCGGTCCGCGATCACCCTCCACGAGGGCAACCTCACCGACCGCACCGCGCTGCGCGCCGTCGTCCGCGACGCCCGTCCGGAGGTCGTGTACCACCTCGGCGCCTACACCCACGTCGGCAAGTCCTGGTCGCGGATCGACGAGTGCATCCAGACCAACGTGCAGGGCACCGTCAACCTCCTCGAGGCGCTCGACGGCACGGGCTACACCCGCTTCGTCAACACCGGGACCTCGGAGATCTACGGCGCCATCGACATCCCGTTCCACGAGGACGACCGCCCCGCCCCCGTGTCCCCCTACGCGGTCTCGAAGCACGCCGCCGAGGAGTTCTGCCGGCTCGGGTCGACCGCCCGGGGCTGGCCGATCGTGCGGGTGCGACCGTTCAACGCCTACGGGCCGGGGCAGTCCCCCGACCGCATCATCCCCGAGGTGATCGTCCGGGCCCTCCGCGGTGATCGCCTCCAGTTGACCCAGGGGCGTCAGACCCGCGAGTTCAACCACGTCGACGACCTGGTCGAGGGCTTCCTGCTGCTCGGCGTGGTGGAGGGCCTCGAGGGCCAGCTGTGCAACCTCGGGTGCGGGCAGGAGGTGTCGATCCAGCAGCTGGTGCGCACCATCCTCGCGGTGATGGGCGACCCGGTCGAGGCCGAGTTCGGTGCGCTGCCGGACCGCCCCATCGAGATCTGGCGGATGTACTGCGACGCGACACGCGCGCAGGACCTGCTCGGTTGGCGTCCACGCCTCACCCTGGAGGAGGGGCTGGCGAGGACCATCGATTGGTACCGCTCCGAGCTCGAGCTGCCCACCTCCCCGTTCGTCCCCGGGTTCGCCCGTGGCACCTGA